The region ACCACGTACAACCTGCCGAAGTTCACGCCGGTCGTGATCGGCGGCAAGCCGAAGGAAGCGCGCGGTGAGACCACCATGGACCTCGAGGTCGCCCACGCCGTCGCGCCGGATGCGCGCAAGGTCGTGTGGAACGCCCGATCCACTGTGGAGGGCGACGGCGGCTACGAGAAGATCGGCCGGATGCTCGAGGATGCCGATCGGCAGTTCCCGGGAGCGGTTTGGAGCTTCTCGATCGGCTGGGGTTGCGACAAGCTGATCACCGCGGCCGATATGGCGCCCGCCCGGTCGGCGTTGCGGACCGCGCATTCGCACGGCACGACGGCGTTCAACGCCAGCGGCGACCTCGCGGGTTTGGAATGCAAGGGCGGTGACGACTGGTCGTCGCCACCGGGAGCCAGCGATGTGGGTCTGGATTCGGTGGCGTCGCTGCCGGAGATGGTCGACGTCGGCGGCACCACGTTGTCGACGGACGCGAACGGCGTGTGGCAGGCCGAGCAGGCCTGGTTCGACGTACCGTTGTCGCAAGGCACCGGCGGCGGGGTGTCGTCGTTGTTCGACCGGCCGGAGTGGCAGAAAGGCGTACTGGCCGACAAGGATCAGGGCCGCAGGCTGACGCCGGACGTCGCCGCTGTCGCCGACCCGTTCACCGGCGTGCGGATCGTGTTCGACCAACAGGAACTCGTCGGTGGCGGCACGTCGCAGTCGGCGCCGATCTGGGCGGGGCTGGCCGCCGTGATGAATCAGTACCTGCTCGCCAACGGCGGCCGCGAACTCGGCGACCTCAACCCGCTGCTGTATCGGACCGCGGCCGGTGCGCCGCTGCCCGGCTTCCGTGACGTCACGCTCGGTGGCAATGCCGTCGACACCGCGACCCCCGGCTACGACCTGGTCACCGGACTGGGCACCCCGGACATCGACAACCTGGTGCGCAACCTGCTCGTCGTGCAGAGGGTGAGCCAATGAGCAGCCCCGAAGAACAAGTGCCCACCGAGGAATGCCGGATCTGCAAGGTCGACGTCCCGGCAGGCGAATACTGCGGGCTGTGCGGCTGTCACCTGACACCACGGCCGGGCGAAGGGCCGGATTGGTTGCGTATCCGCGACTTTGGCGCCGCGCCAGGGGAGCACCTGCTGCAGCCGTCGCTGGCGAGTTCGTTGTTCCCGCACCTTCCGCCACGGTCCCGCAACGTGTTTCGGGTCGGGCTCGCGCTGGTGTTGGTGGCGTTGGTCGTATTCGCGGTGCTGCGGATGCCCGGCGCGCTGGTCGCCGTCTCGGCACTGGGTTTCCCGTTGCTGTTCGTGTTGTATCTGCACGAGTCCGACGGATTCGACGACCTGCCCGCCCGCAGCTGGGTGCTGGCGGCCGCGCTTGGGATCGCGCTGGGCGTCGGCTGGGTGCTGTTGACCGGGATGATGGTGGCCCGGTCGCTTCAAGTCGGGTTGGGCGTAGGCGTCGCCGGGACCCGGATGTTGAGCACCGGTATCGGAATTCCGCTGGGCGGTGTGCTGCTGATGTTGGCGCCCGTGGTGATCGTCCGACTGCTGGGTCCACCGACGCGGGAAGCGTTGGACGGCTTCATGCTTGGAGCGCTCGGCGCGCTGTCCTTCACCGCGGCCGCGACGCTGACCAGACTGGCCCCGCAGTTCGGCACCGGCGTGGTGACCAGGCGGCCGATGGACAGCCTGCTCGTCGAGGCGGGCATCCGGGGTGTGGCGGTGCCGTTGACCGCGGCGGCGGCAGGCGGGTTGATCGGCGCGGCATTGTGGTTCAAGCGTCCGCCGACCAAGGAGAAGCAACATCCCGGCGTGGTGCGTGCGCTGCTGGTGTGCTTCGCGGCGGCGGTGCTCGCGGTCTACGTCGGCCTCGGGTTGATCGACGTCTCACATTTCCCGCAGATGCTGATGCTGGTCATCTATCTGGCGTTGGCGGCGGTGGCGCTGTTCCTGCTGCGCCTTGGCCTTCACCTCGCGTTGTTGCATGAGGCACACGACGAGATCCAGTCCGACGCGCCGCTGCTGTGCCCGCATTGCGGGCACGTCGTTCCGGATATGGCGTTCTGCCCGGCGTGCGGCGTCGCGACGCGGGCGTCGTCGCGGTCGTCGCGGTCGGCCCGGCGTGACCAGCGACCCGTGCGCACCGACGAGGAGACCGGCGCGTCATGAGCGAGCCGAAGTTCTTTCCCGGCTACGCCGTTCCGTCGGGTACCTACGCCGCCGCGCCGGTACGGCACAGTTCGCATGCCCGTGTGCTGTTGATCTGGTTCAGCGCGATCGCGGTCATCGCCGTGGCATTGGTCGGGGTGACGATGTTGAGAAGCAAACCGCCGGCCCGCTACATGTGCCCGCCCAGTTGTGGGCACCCGCCGACGGGCACACCCGTCGAAACCAATCCCCGGTTCACCGCACCCGACGGCGCGTTCTCGGTGTCGTATCCCGCCGAGGGCACGGCGTACAAGGTGAGCACCGATGCGAACGGGGTGACTGCCGACTTGCAGGCAGGCGACGGCGGCACGCTGCAATTGATCAGCGAGCCTGCGGCCAACCGGTCACCGGAGCAGATCGCCAAAAGCCTTATCAGCCGTACGTTTCCGGACGCCCGCACCGCATACAAGATCCCCAACGCGATGGTGGGTTACCAGCCCGGCTACGGTGAGGCCGCCGACTGCTGGCCGCAGGGCGCAAACAGCAGCTATCTGAAGATGCGGGTGCTGGTGATGGTGGCGGTCAAGAACGACTTGGCGTTGATCGCGGCCGCGGTCGGACCGTTCCGTCAGTTCGGTCCGGACTTCGGCAGCGGCAAACCCTCGGGCGCCAACCTCCAAATCGCCTTGGACATGGGCAAGTACGTCAACAGCTTCGCGTGGCGGGGCGACCCGCCGCGCTGATCACGCGACGTCGGTGAGGCCGTAGCCGCGGTCTCGTGCGACGTGGGCCAACTGCGTGCGAAGCCGGTGCCTGCCGCGGTGCAGTCGTGACATCACGGTGCCGATCGGGGCGCCGGTCAACTCGGCGATCTCCTTGAACCGCCTGCCCTCGATGTCGGCGTAATACACGGCCGTGCGCAGCTTTTCGGGTAGCTGGCGCATCGCTTCGCGAACATCGGTGTCGCCCATCAGATCCAGCACCTGGTCTTCGGCGGAGCGTAGGCCTGTCGAGGTGTGCCTGGCCTCGGCCAGCAGTTGGCCGTCGGTGATCTCGTCGGTCAGCCACTGGGTCGGCCTGCGCTGTTGTTTGCGGTACCCGCTGATGTGGGTGTTGAGCAGGATGCGGTACAGCCACCCACCGAGGTTGGTGCCGTCGCGGAATCCGTGAAAGCCAGCAAATGCCTTGGCTGCCGTCTCCTGAAGCAGATCCTCTGCTTCAGTGCGGTTGCGGGTCATCTTCATGGCCTGCGGATAGAAGGAGTCCAGCAGGGGGACAGCGTCGCGTTCGAATCTCGCGGCCAGTGTCTCGTCGCGAACGGCCTCGGACTCGGGTGTTGCGGTGCTACTGTGCATTCGGCACTCCTGACGGCAACGTAACTCGTTGTTCGCTCACAACTCTCGTGTGAAGTCGGGGCGTTGTCTGCATGGCTGCCCCCCTAACGCCGCTACCGGTTATCCGGCATTGCGCATACCTGCTAGCCCCCATAGCGGGGCCGGTGAAAAAGACTTGCCAGGTGACTGCCACCGCCGCTGCGACGAGGATCGCGGTGGCGACGACATGGCCGACCAGACGTGCGCCGGTGCTGGTGTCCATGTCATTAGACGATGGCGGATTGTGCTGGGTGTGTCGTCCGCGCTGGCGGCCATTCGGGTTTACCGCTAGCGCCACTTGACACCCAATTCAGTTGTCCCACAGCCTATTCACAGGCAGTTGGCAGCGCGCCGAGTTATGCAGAGGGAGTGTCCACGCGCGGGCCCGGCGGCCACCTGCTCTCATTGCTGGTGCGCCCGACTGCGCCACCGATGTGGGTGGGCTTGGTGGTTGCCGCTGCGGCGACGGCGGCCGAGACGCTTCTGGTCGTCGTACTCAGGAGCCTGGCGCCGATGGACACCTTCGGCGTGGTGTATCTGCTGGGCGCACTGGTGGTGGCGATCGGGTGGGGGACCGGACTGGCCGCGGTGACTTCGGTGGTGAGCGCATTCGGGTTCGGCTATTTCCGCGACTGGCCGGACGACACTTTCGACGCAACGGACCTGCGTAACTGGGTGGTGATCGGTGTCTTTCTGGTCATCACCTTGACCGCGAACTCGTTGGCCGGTGTTGCGCGGGCCAGGGCCGCGGAGGCCGAACGCACGGCCGAACGGCAGGCGGCGCTGCGCCGGGTCGCGACCGCCGTGGCGGAAGGCCTGCCGCCAGGTGAAGTGTTCGCAACGGTGACAAAGGAATTGGCGTATGCGCTGCGCGCGCAGCAGGTGGCGTTGTTCCGATACGAACTCGACGGAAGCGCGGTGCTGGTGGCGGCGCACGACGATTCGGGTGGTGACGTGGCTTCGACGGTGCTGGTCGGCGGCAGAACAGCGCCGATCATCGTCGACGGGCAAAAGTGGGGCGTTGCGGTGGTGAGTTCGTCTCGCGCGCAACCATCTCCGGCTGAGACGGAAGCGCGGTTGGCGGATTTCGCGAAGTACGTCGCGATGGCGATCGCGAATGCGCAGGCGCGGGCGGACCTGACCGCATCGCGGATGAGGATCGTGGCGGCGGCCGACGATGCGCGTAAGCGGTTGGAGCGCGATCTGCACGACGGGGCCCAGCAGCGACTGGTGTCGCTGGCGTTGAAGACCCGGGTGACGGAGCAGTCACTGCCAATGGATCAGTGTGAACTGCGCACAGAGTTGAACGAGATCGTGCGGGGGCTCAGCGATGTGTCTGAGGAGTTGCGCGCGATCTCGCGCGGCATTCACCCGGCCATCCTGTCCAAAGGCGGTCTGGCGCCAGCACTTCGGTCGCTGGCGTGCCGGTCGACGGTGCCGGTGGAACTCGACGTGGACGTGCCGTCCCGGTTGCCGGACCGGGTCGAGGTCGCTGCGTATTACGTTGTGGCTGAGGCGCTTACGAACACCGTCCGGCATGCGCACGCCGACGAGGTGAAGGTGACGGTGAAGGCGTCAGACGGCAACCTCGACCTGGTCATCGAGGACGACGGCACCGGCGGCGCCGATCCGTCGAACGGGTCGGGTCTGATCGGGTTGGTCGACAGGGTCGAGGCGGTCGGCGGACACCTCTGGGTCAACAGCCCGATCGGTGTCGGCACCTCGCTGGCGGCGAGTATCCCCTGCGCGGCCTAGCACTGTGGTGTGACATTTCCGGATATTTATCCCCAGGTGCGTGTTCATCCACAGCTGGCGGGTTGTGGGCTGTGGTGGGTCGGTGGGGGGTGGATA is a window of Mycobacterium sp. 3519A DNA encoding:
- a CDS encoding S53 family peptidase, with amino-acid sequence MVARHFTTLALVAVGVFALVSDLRPAVSGTSGLISGPYAYLLASSTDLGPSHRADTQLTAALSDTSRPDALYGWAGDNGLDVRWRPGDEWAVVEGAAERVAKAFDVEVHDYRGQRGQVFYASPQQPSIPQPLRGEVTEFGRILGYTPHHTSRPSILPLDVPDRGLTPARLLTTYNADKLAAQGYTGKGTTIVFFAFDGFEQSDLDTFATTYNLPKFTPVVIGGKPKEARGETTMDLEVAHAVAPDARKVVWNARSTVEGDGGYEKIGRMLEDADRQFPGAVWSFSIGWGCDKLITAADMAPARSALRTAHSHGTTAFNASGDLAGLECKGGDDWSSPPGASDVGLDSVASLPEMVDVGGTTLSTDANGVWQAEQAWFDVPLSQGTGGGVSSLFDRPEWQKGVLADKDQGRRLTPDVAAVADPFTGVRIVFDQQELVGGGTSQSAPIWAGLAAVMNQYLLANGGRELGDLNPLLYRTAAGAPLPGFRDVTLGGNAVDTATPGYDLVTGLGTPDIDNLVRNLLVVQRVSQ
- a CDS encoding sigma-70 family RNA polymerase sigma factor, with protein sequence MHSSTATPESEAVRDETLAARFERDAVPLLDSFYPQAMKMTRNRTEAEDLLQETAAKAFAGFHGFRDGTNLGGWLYRILLNTHISGYRKQQRRPTQWLTDEITDGQLLAEARHTSTGLRSAEDQVLDLMGDTDVREAMRQLPEKLRTAVYYADIEGRRFKEIAELTGAPIGTVMSRLHRGRHRLRTQLAHVARDRGYGLTDVA
- a CDS encoding DUF4118 domain-containing protein — protein: MSTRGPGGHLLSLLVRPTAPPMWVGLVVAAAATAAETLLVVVLRSLAPMDTFGVVYLLGALVVAIGWGTGLAAVTSVVSAFGFGYFRDWPDDTFDATDLRNWVVIGVFLVITLTANSLAGVARARAAEAERTAERQAALRRVATAVAEGLPPGEVFATVTKELAYALRAQQVALFRYELDGSAVLVAAHDDSGGDVASTVLVGGRTAPIIVDGQKWGVAVVSSSRAQPSPAETEARLADFAKYVAMAIANAQARADLTASRMRIVAAADDARKRLERDLHDGAQQRLVSLALKTRVTEQSLPMDQCELRTELNEIVRGLSDVSEELRAISRGIHPAILSKGGLAPALRSLACRSTVPVELDVDVPSRLPDRVEVAAYYVVAEALTNTVRHAHADEVKVTVKASDGNLDLVIEDDGTGGADPSNGSGLIGLVDRVEAVGGHLWVNSPIGVGTSLAASIPCAA